Proteins co-encoded in one Aspergillus luchuensis IFO 4308 DNA, chromosome 6, nearly complete sequence genomic window:
- the mrh4 gene encoding ATP-dependent RNA helicase MRH4 (COG:L;~EggNog:ENOG410PIDU;~InterPro:IPR027417,IPR001650,IPR014014,IPR014001, IPR011545;~PFAM:PF04851,PF00270,PF00271;~go_function: GO:0003676 - nucleic acid binding [Evidence IEA];~go_function: GO:0004386 - helicase activity [Evidence IEA];~go_function: GO:0005524 - ATP binding [Evidence IEA]): MNRLGRLSLPLRPQVCLLCQTQATMSSPLAGWQAVRSMATVRQRRQAARMVLSSNVAKSSLKEGRSRRDRGGPWSGMNQTEARLRDAPRSRSRAALKRSGDAEDDKQKPDSPLYKALKMQTALAPIPYGRRTAIKNKIAEVSSFDQFPLLPVVRHSISSQALPGLADIVPTPIQRLAIPQLLKDPIPKRTSKDVFNDEPNYEQYLLAAETGSGKTLAYLIPMIDSLKRMEAEDKEFEKREAEQKAKEREEKLKNRAFDIAPEEPPLSDAGRPRVIILVPTSELVAQVGAKVKALSHTVKYRSGMISSNLTPRRIKSILFNPSGIDVLVATPHLLASIAKTDPYVLSRVSHLVLDEADSLMDRSFLPTTTEIIEKSASSLHKLILCSATIPRSLDNLLRKRYPDIRRLTTPNLHAIPRRVQLGVVDIQRDPYRGNRNLACADVIWSIGKAGDTEPTHPFLAQAGPKVKKILVFVNEREEADEVAEFLRSKGIDAQSFSRDSSSRKQEELLEEFTESPIPPTAEEIMLAKNKRRQDNSIPFVYPEQQNKPGMERGLPNTKVLVTTDIASRGIDTIAVKTVILYHVPHNTIDFIHRLGRLGRMGKRGRAVVLVGKKDRKDVVKEVREGMFRGQALI, from the coding sequence atgAATCGCCTGGGCAGACTGTCTCTGCCGCTTCGGCCTCAAGTCTGTCTGCTCTGTCAAACGCAGGCGACCATGTCCTCTCCTCTCGCCGGATGGCAGGCCGTCCGCTCCATGGCAACCGTCCGACAGCGCCGCCAGGCCGCCCGCATGGTTCTGTCCTCCAATGTCGCCAAGTCTTCCCTGAAGGAGGGACGTTCGAGAAGAGATCGTGGCGGCCCTTGGTCGGGCATGAACCAAACAGAAGCGCGCCTTCGGGATGCGCCACGGTCAAGGTCTCGGGCAGCTCTCAAGCGCTCCGGggatgctgaagatgataagCAGAAGCCGGACAGTCCTCTCTATAAGGCGCTCAAGATGCAAACGGCATTGGCGCCCATCCCTTACGGTCGCCGAACCGCTATCAAGAATAAGATCGCAGAAGTCTCGAGTTTCGACCAATTTCCTCTGCTACCGGTCGTGCGCCACTCGATCTCTTCCCAGGCTCTCCCCGGATTGGCGGACATCGTACCAACTCCCATTCAACGCCTTGCTATCCCACAACTTCTGAAAGACCCTATCCCGAAGAGAACATCGAAAGATGTTTTTAACGATGAACCGAATTATGAACAATATCTTCTGGCTGCCGAGACCGGGTCTGGAAAGACGCTCGCCTATCTGATTCCCATGATCGACTCCCTGAAGCGTATGGAAGCGGAGGACAAGGAATTTGAAAAGCGAGAGGCGGAACAAAAGGCCAAGGAACGggaggagaagctcaagaaccGGGCTTTTGACATTGCCCCGGAAGAGCCTCCGCTGTCGGACGCAGGTAGACCCCGGGTCATTATCCTCGTCCCGACCTCCGAGCTGGTTGCCCAGGTTGGCGCCAAAGTCAAGGCTCTTTCGCACACGGTCAAATACCGATCGGGGATGATCTCGTCCAACCTGACCCCTCGTCGTATTAAGAGCATCCTCTTCAATCCGAGCGGAATTGACGTTCTCGTCGCCACTCCCCATCTGCTTGCTTCGATTGCCAAGACGGATCCATATGTGCTGAGTCGTGTTAGCCACCTGGTGCTGGATGAGGCAGATTCGCTCATGGACCGTTCCTTCTTGCCCACAACGACCGAGATTATCGAAAAGTCggcctcttctcttcacaAGCTCATCCTCTGCTCCGCAACCATTCCCCGCAGTCTCGACAATCTTCTCCGTAAGCGCTACCCCGACATTCGCCGACTGACGACACCAAACCTGCATGCCATCCCCCGTCGTGTCCAGCTGGGAGTGGTGGACATCCAACGGGACCCCTACCGTGGCAACCGCAACCTGGCCTGCGCCGACGTGATCTGGTCCATTGGAAAGGCAGGCGACACTGAACCGACGCACCCCTTCCTGGCCCAGGCCGGACCCAAGGTCAAGAAGATTCTGGTTTTTGTCAACGAGCGCGAAGAAGCCGACGAGGTAGCCGAGTTCCTGCGCTCAAAGGGTATCGACGCCCAGTCCTTCTCCCGCGACTCCAGCAGCCGTAAGCAGGAGGAACTGCTGGAAGAGTTCACCGAGTCCCCAATTCCTCCCACCGCAGAGGAGATCATGCTAGCCAAGAACAAGCGCCGCCAGGACAACTCCATTCCCTTTGTCTACCCTGAACAGCAGAACAAGCCAGGCATGGAGCGCGGTCTGCCGAACACTAAGGTTCTCGTGACGACAGACATCGCCTCTCGCGGAATTGACACCATCGCCGTGAAGACGGTTATCCTCTACCACGTCCCGCACAACACCATCGATTTCATCCACCGTCTCGGCCGTCTCGGCCGCATGGGCAAGCGTGGTCGTGCCGTGGTCCTGGTCGGCAAGAAGGATCGCAAGGACGTGGTCAAGGAAGTGCGCGAGGGGATGTTCCGCGGCCAGGCCTTGATTTAG
- a CDS encoding putative carboxylesterase (COG:T;~EggNog:ENOG410PF9S;~InterPro:IPR019826,IPR002018,IPR029058;~MEROPS:MER0033198;~PFAM:PF00135;~SECRETED:SignalP(1-21)): MAFPRLLLALCFLLTHSLTGAYDAPLVTLDYGTFQGSYDATYNLSYFRKIPFAAPATGENRFRAPQPPLNITTNGTYDTDQSFDMCPQRTVNGSEDCLYLGLYSRPWDTTSTTTNRPVLVVFYGGGFIEGDALFGMPPNAYPVLNVSTLNDYIVVYTNYRVNAFGFLPGQAIKDSPTSDLNPGLLDQQYALKWVNSHIHHFGGNPNNVSIWGQSAGGGSVVAQILANGRGSNPKLFSKALASSPFWPKTYAYNAPEAEAIYTQLVNLTNCTTASDTLKCLKEVDVQAIRDASLIIDADNTYTTSSYTWAPVIDGTFLIEPLTSAISSSNSLKTDLIWGMYNAHEGENFIPPGLEDTDTTNGFNSSLASFHNWLTGFLPGLDTNDIDLISSKYYPVSGTAETLSYNTTFVRAGLVYRDVVLACPAYWVASAAKEKGYVGEYVIPPARHGSDTEWWDTVSSVQQTDPLIYDGYAGAFASFFQTGDPNAHKLTNASEPGVPEVQESGDEFVIATEGFENVGLTELKDRCAFWKSVGGKIPI, translated from the exons ATGGCCTTCCCACGCCTCCTGCTGGCCCTGTGCTTCCTGCTAACACACTCCCTCACCGGCGCCTACGATGCCCCCCTCGTCACTCTAGACTATGGCACCTTCCAGGGCAGCTATGATGCCACTTACAACCTCTCCTACTTTCGCAAAATCCCCTTtgcagcaccagccacagGCGAGAACCGCTTTCGAGCTCCCCAGCCCCCGCtaaacatcaccaccaatggCACCTACGACACCGACCAATCCTTCGACATGTGCCCTCAACGCACCGTCAACGGCTCCGAAGACTGCCTCTACCTAGGCCTCTACTCCCGGCCCTGGgacaccacctccaccacaaccaaccgccccgtcctcgtcgtcttctaCGGCGGCGGCTTCATCGAAGGCGACGCCCTCTTTGGCATGCCCCCCAACGCCTACCCCGTCCTCAACGTCAGCACCCTAAACGACTACATCGTCGTCTACACCAACTACCGCGTCAACGCCTTCGGCTTCCTCCCCGGCCAAGCCATCAAAGACTCGCCCACCTCCGACCTCAACCCAGGCCTTCTCGACCAACAATACGCCCTGAAATGGGTCAACTCCCACATCCACCACTTCGGCGGCAACCCCAACAACGTCTCCATCTGGGGCCAATCCGCCGGCGGAGGCTCCGTCGTCGCCCAAATCCTCGCCAACGGCCGCGGCTCGAATCCCAAACTCTTCTCCAAAGCCCTCGCCAGTTCCCCCTTCTGGCCAAAAACCTACGCCTACAACGccccagaagcagaagccatCTACACCCAGCTTGTCAACCTAACAAActgcaccaccgcctccgaCACCCTCAAATGCCTGAAAGAGGTAGACGTCCAAGCCATCCGCGACGCAagcctcatcatcgacgCAGATAACACTTACACCACCTCATCCTACACCTGGGCCCCCGTCATCGACGGAACCTTCCTCATCGAACCCCTCACCTCCGCCatatcctcctccaactccctaAAGACAGACCTCATCTGGGGCATGTACAACGCCCACGAAGGCGAGAACTTCATTCCCCCCGGACTAGAAGACACAGACACCACAAACGGATTCAATTCCTCCCTCGCGTCCTTCCATAACTGGTTAACCGGGTTTCTTCCCGGTCTTGATACAAACGATATCGACCTCATCTCATCGAAATATTACCCTGTTTCAGGTACAGCAGAGACATTATCCTATAATACGACATTCGTACGCGCAGGGCTGGTGTACAGAGACGTGGTCCTCGCCTGTCCGGCGTATTGGGTTGCTTCTgcggcgaaggagaaggggtaTGTCGGGGAGTATGTGATTCCGCCGGCGAGACATGGGAGTGATACGGAGTGG TGGGACACCGTTTCGAGCGTACAACAAACTGACCCATTAATCTACGACGGCTACGCGGGCGCATTCGCCAGCTTTTTCCAGACGGGGGACCCCAACGCACATAAATTGACGAATGCGTCGGAGCCCGGCGTGCCGGAGGTACAGGAGTCAGGGGACGAGTTTGTGATTGCTACGGAGGGGTTCGAGAATGTGGGGTTGACGGAGTTGAAGGATCGGTGTGCGTTTTGGAAGTCGGTTGGGGGGAAGATTCCTatttga
- the SET9 gene encoding SET domain-containing protein (COG:B;~EggNog:ENOG410PGJB;~InterPro:IPR025783,IPR001214,IPR039977;~go_function: GO:0005515 - protein binding [Evidence IEA];~go_function: GO:0042799 - histone methyltransferase activity (H4-K20 specific) [Evidence IEA];~go_process: GO:0034770 - histone H4-K20 methylation [Evidence IEA]): protein MTLDWPSCSWSLTILSSQAYFWTNTRKNRTKYNPARGIRDDDVASTLLHDVIVNKDAAKAEEKLLNMPGLKKYLAKLPTDREKEWFRRHLRKYIQMYLPDSPFEVTTTNRYTVTEHEAAICARKFIKQGQEIKYLSGTLVPMTKEEEQDLDLKRKDFSIVMSSRRKTPSFFLGPARFANHDCNANGRLVTRGMEGMQVVAIRNIHIGEEITVSYGEDYFGIDNCECLCLTCERAVRNGWAPQLDSDQESPASTPAYDEPAPSEALLSPKKRKHVSDTDSESSPSSTPRKRTKFTRQSSKLRSEVVFSDLTPSIESSTVQPAGTGLSSQALSVPHAAAAETASDHVIDNKSDIHAESTAQSTTTTTADPDSPGSLDDSHRSSTSTAATSVCDNPVRIKVEETTETTVQAPILTVEGRLDLSTGPVEPERRMLGVDNDALSDLSDSLELDEKLGTVVKKSRKSRSKEVVPSVEVEPPRARVPGDYTKTSKLLAQAYDRWVDCRTCNAWFVQQDSYLTRRECPRCERHSKLYGFQWPKTDREGPGDDEERVMDHRTVHRFLYPEEEALISRKDRGVSFGITPTPELSEPHAETEDSEAGEDRRNTRASRRRTRSLRMTM from the coding sequence ATGACCCTCGATTGGCCGTCATGTAGCTGGTCGCTGACTATACTATCCTCGCAGGCGTACTTTTGGACCAACACTCGCAAGAATCGCACTAAATACAACCCCGCCCGCGGCatcagagatgatgatgtggctAGCACTCTCCTTCACGATGTCATTGTCAACAAAGACGCTGCCAAAGCGGAAGAGAAGCTGTTGAACATGCCAGGTCTCAAGAAGTACCTGGCTAAGCTGCCTACTGACCGGGAGAAAGAATGGTTTCGTCGCCATCTCCGCAAATACATCCAGATGTATCTCCCCGATTCCCCCTTTGAGGTGACTACGACCAATCGCTACACGGTGACCGAGCATGAGGCTGCCATCTGCGCCCGCAAATTCATTAAGCAGGGCCAGGAGATCAAGTACCTCAGCGGGACCCTCGTACCCatgaccaaggaagaggagcaggatcTGGATCTGAAGAGAAAGGATTTTAGCATTGTCATGTCGAGTCGCAGAAAAaccccctctttcttcctgggTCCCGCTCGGTTCGCCAATCACGATTGCAACGCCAACGGTCGACTGGTGACGCGCGGCATGGAAGGCATGCAAGTCGTTGCCATCCGCAACATTCATATCGGAGAAGAAATCACCGTGTCCTACGGAGAGGATTACTTTGGCATTGACAATTGCGAGTGTCTTTGTTTGACGTGCGAACGGGCCGTCCGCAATGGCTGGGCGCCTCAGCTCGATTCCGACCAAGAGAGTCCCGCCTCCACGCCAGCTTACGACGAGCCTGCGCCCTCTGAGGCTCTCCTTTCGCCCAAGAAACGCAAGCACGTCTCCGACACCGATTCAGAGAGCTCTCCCTCGTCGACTCCCCGCAAACGAACCAAGTTTACTCGCCAGAGCTCCAAGTTGAGATCCGAGGTGGTGTTTTCCGATCTCACACCCTCGATCGAGTCTTCCACGGTCCAGCCAGCGGGCACCGGGCTTTCCTCCCAAGCTTTATCCGTGCCAcacgctgccgccgccgaaacCGCCAGTGACCACGTCATCGACAACAAGAGTGACATCCATGCCGAATCGACCGCGCAaagcaccaccactaccaccgccgATCCTGATTCACCCGGTTCACTGGACGATTCGCACCGCTCGTCAACTTCAACAGCCGCGACGTCCGTTTGTGACAACCCGGTGCGAATCAAGGTCGAGGAAACTACCGAGACTACCGTGCAGGCACCAATCTTGACTGTCGAGGGACGTCTGGATCTCTCCACTGGTCCGGTCGAACCAGAACGACGTATGCTGGGTGTAGACAACGATGCATTGTCGGACTTGTCAGACTCACTCGAACTCGACGAGAAGCTTGGTACCGTGGTGAAAAAGTCCCGAAAATCCCGCAGCAAGGAAGTGGTTCCCTCAGTCGAGGTTGAGCCGCCCCGTGCTCGGGTTCCTGGCGATTACACCAAAACCTCGAAACTTTTAGCACAGGCATACGACCGCTGGGTGGATTGTCGCACATGCAACGCTTGGTTTGTTCAGCAAGATTCCTACCTGACGCGACGTGAGTGTCCCCGGTGCGAACGGCACTCCAAGCTGTATGGATTTCAGTGGCCGAAAACCGACAGAGAGGGCCCTGGAGACGACGAGGAACGTGTGATGGACCACCGCACTGTGCACCGATTCTTGTAccccgaggaagaagcgCTCATTTCGCGCAAGGACCGCGGTGTCAGTTTTGGAATAACCCCGACGCCCGAACTGTCCGAGCCTCACGCAGAGACCGAGGACAGTGAAGCCGGCGAGGACCGACGCAACACGCGCGCCAGCCGACGACGTACCCGGTCCCTTCGGATGACTATGTAA
- a CDS encoding mitochondrial 54S ribosomal protein uL14m (BUSCO:EOG09265HP0;~COG:J;~EggNog:ENOG410PPNT;~InterPro:IPR000218,IPR019972,IPR005745,IPR036853;~PFAM:PF00238;~go_component: GO:0005840 - ribosome [Evidence IEA];~go_component: GO:0015934 - large ribosomal subunit [Evidence IEA];~go_function: GO:0003735 - structural constituent of ribosome [Evidence IEA];~go_process: GO:0006412 - translation [Evidence IEA]): protein MIQLKTMLNCIDNSGAAVVECVNVLKKKRPATVGDRIVVVVQKQRNFGPDSSNNVGIANKVRRGDIRHAVVVRAAKEMQRPDGSIVKFDDNACVLVNKSGDPIGTRMNGVVATELRGRQWSKILSLAPMHV, encoded by the exons ATGATTCAATTAAAG ACAATGCTCAACTGCATCGACAACTCCGGCGCCGCCGTTGTCGAGTGCGTGAATGTCCTGAAAAAGAAGCGCCCCGCCACCGTTG GTGACCGCATCGTGGTCGTGGTCCAGAAGCAACGAAATTTCGGCCccgacagcagcaacaacgtCGGTATCGCAAACAAGGTTCGCCGAGGAGACATTCGCCATGCCGTTGTCGTCCGCGCGGCCAAGGAAATGCAGCGCCCCGATGGTTCGATCGTCAAGTTCGATGACAATGCCTGTGTTCTCGTCAACAAGTCCGGAGACCCCATCGGAACAAGAATGAACG GTGTCGTGGCTACGGAACTACGGGGACGACAGTGGTCGAAGATCCTGTCGTTGGCGCCGATGCATGTGTAG
- the RPB9 gene encoding DNA-directed RNA polymerase II core subunit RPB9 (BUSCO:EOG092654O3;~COG:K;~EggNog:ENOG410PQ51;~InterPro:IPR001529,IPR012164,IPR001222,IPR034012;~PFAM:PF01096,PF02150;~go_function: GO:0003676 - nucleic acid binding [Evidence IEA];~go_function: GO:0008270 - zinc ion binding [Evidence IEA];~go_process: GO:0006351 - transcription, DNA-templated [Evidence IEA];~go_process: GO:0006379 - mRNA cleavage [Evidence IEA]) → MSASPSPSAGGDSKPTDQIHFRFCRECSNLLYPKEDRINNRLMFTCRTCHVGEPATSYCVYQNKLSTQVGDTAGVTQDVGSDPTLPRSNKLCPSCGEADAVFFQSQQRSAETGMKLYYVCCACGNVFV, encoded by the exons ATGTCTGCCAGCCCATCCCCCTCTGCCGGTGGCGATAGCAAGCCCACCGATCAAATTCACTTTCGATTCTGCCGCGAATG TTCCAACTTGCTCTACCCGAAGGAAGACCGCATCAACAACCGGTTGATGTTCACCTGCCGAACCTGCCATGTCGGCGAGCCCGCAACCTCCTACTGCGTTTACCAAAACAAGCTCAGCACTCAAGTCGGAGATACCGCTGGTGTGACCCAGGATGTGGGATCTGATCCTACG CTTCCTCGTTCCAACAAGCTCTGCCCGAGCTGCGGCGAAGCCGATGCAGTCTTCTTCCAGTCGCAACAGCGTTCCGCAGAAACGGGAATG AAACTCTACTACGTCTGTTGCGCGTGCGGCAATGTTTTCGTCTAA
- the pin1 gene encoding peptidylprolyl isomerase ESS1 (BUSCO:EOG09264PI4;~COG:O;~EggNog:ENOG410PP19;~InterPro:IPR000297,IPR036020,IPR001202;~PFAM:PF00397,PF13616,PF00639;~go_function: GO:0003755 - peptidyl-prolyl cis-trans isomerase activity [Evidence IEA];~go_function: GO:0005515 - protein binding [Evidence IEA]) translates to MVETGLPAGWEVRHSNSKNLPYYFNPMTKESRWEPPADTDTEKLKFYMANYHSGPAGRSDGNGHNEGKIRCSHLLVKHRDSRRPSSWREAEITRSKEEAIEILRSHEARINAGEASLGDIAVSESDCSSARKRGDLGFFGRNEMQKEFEDAAFALQPGQVSGIVETASGVHLIERVQ, encoded by the exons ATG GTAGAGACAGGTCTTCCGGCAGGTTGGGAGGTTCGCCACTCCAACTCTAAGAACCTTCCCTACTACTTCAACCCTATGACGAAAGAGTCTCGCTGGGAGCCGCCGGCCGACACAGATACGGAGAAGCTCAAGTTCTATATGGCCAACTATCACAGCGGACCCGCAGGACGCTCTGATGGAAACGGTCACAATGAGGGCAAGATCCGCTGCAGCCATCTTCTCGTTAAGCACAGGGACAGTAGGCGTCCCAGCAGCTGGAGGGAGGCCGAAATCACCCGTTCGAAAGAGGAGGCTATCGAGATCCTCAGAAGCCACGAGGCGCGCATCAATGCGGGAGAAGCCAGTCTGGGTGACATTGCTGTATCGGAGTCCGACTGCAGCAGTGCTAGGAAACGTGGAGATCT GGGCTTCTTTGGACGGAATGAGATGCAGAAAGAGTTTGAGGACGCCGCCTTTGCACTCCAGCCTGGTCAGGTCAGTGGGATTGTGGAGACGGCCTCTGGTGTCCATTTGATTGAACG GGTTCAGTAA
- a CDS encoding uncharacterized protein (COG:S;~EggNog:ENOG410PISX;~InterPro:IPR037700;~go_function: GO:0017056 - structural constituent of nuclear pore [Evidence IEA];~go_process: GO:0000055 - ribosomal large subunit export from nucleus [Evidence IEA];~go_process: GO:0000056 - ribosomal small subunit export from nucleus [Evidence IEA];~go_process: GO:0006913 - nucleocytoplasmic transport [Evidence IEA]): MPKVISYTPPWLSRPAPGASIFASSGSKSPEHTPGTKEVVYSGPTRIQAKRGNELFTVVDNQIRWSSLTRLKDEWQHNSRSNDKQQSEDRTVQYRVLNVPVFEKIRQLIPSPNGAFLAIVADRTVFIAVLPDPSHLSGTDSSPIRVKSYQLGPTTHVIPESPVVSALWHPLGVHTNLGGCFVTITADAAVRVWELDRNNHWSFDRPTLAVDLRKLVDGTSSDQDFAPSGFGKNKGFSADFIDMEVASACFGGSGNEREDAWAPMTLWVAMRPGDLYALCPLLPSKWRAPSTTIPSLTTAIVPKLASLEEDPAEYEDDLTACRQQYDWLAEIDNQDPLHTEFDSETGSGSDVLTRPANPSAIPRLQGPFRFDTGDEIDDLDLCDILVIGAKVDLDALMMGEEVRALEESGDDRLSATVICLSTGSGRIHVCLELDGVEGQWLPKAKKNVFSTPVSEPSDLLLVESLDTIRGERDSSSNWPTFTKDAYSRYSFFVTNTNNVTYISLTSWVQRLEAELQSEDTAGSSFRLQILCEGTASLRERILEVDGNAAGAKDLTGHLPAALVYYDYDLGYLLLTSHSSTPHAAILDAPEVLPSIADLHIFDPEEQVPGSPILPPRRPPYQVPAIFYAEPPLEFFIDKHVPHRQRQALKEQVRLSPATLDLVAAAHRILSAHTNALERAASDLFRRCERLQGEMRDQLKQLADVADRVKGVSSEIGEDGKRMEGSRNGEALDQRLQAAKDKQAQLVQRYEALRNKVLKSGGRPLSDKEKSWVTEVETLSESVDQPEGDGDLTQRLAAVKEIAGDLLSEAKTLAVKSPIAAEPGSPASPGGAQPRVSVSARLQKQKVADAMLMVERESAIIDNITSRLERLNTAL; the protein is encoded by the exons ATGCCGAAAGTCATCAGCTACACTCCGCCGTGGCTCTCGCGCCCGGCGCCGGGTGCCTCCATCTTTGCCAGCTCCGGCTCCAAATCACCAGAACATACACCCGGAACGAAAGAAGTCGTCTATTCGGGACCTACGCGCATTCAAGCGAAGCGGGGGAATGAACTATTTACCGTCGTTGATAACCAGATTCGCTGGTCCAGCCTGACCAGACTGAAGGATGAATGGCAGCACAACTCCAGGTCGAATGACAAGCAGCAGTCTGAGGATCGCACTGTGCAGTACAGG GTCCTAAATGTTCCTGTCTTCGAGAAAATCCGTCAATTGATTCCCTCACCAAATGGCGCATTCCTTGCCATCGTTGCCGATCGCACCGTCTTCATCGCCGTGCTGCCTGATCCTTCCCATCTATCTGGAACAGACAGCTCTCCCATCCGCGTAAAATCTTACCAGCTTGGCCCGACCACCCACGTCATTCCCGAATCGCCTGTGGTGTCGGCGCTATGGCATCCATTAGGCGTACACACCAACCTCGGGGGCTGTTTCGTGACTATCACGGCTGATGCTGCCGTCCGAGTGTGGGAATTGGATCGGAACAACCACTGGTCATTTGACCGTCCGACCCTGGCTGTCGACCTGAGGAAGCTGGTGGACGGAACTTCATCGGACCAGGACTTTGCGCCGTCGGGATTCGGGAAGAACAAGGGATTCTCGGCTGATTTTATCGACATGGAAGTTGCGTCTGCTTGCTTTGGTGGCAGCGGAAATGAACGCGAGGATGCATGGGCACCTATGACTCTGTGGGTTGCAATGAGACCAGGCGATCTATACGCTCTGTGTCCGTTGTTGCCCTCCAAGTGGCGCGCGCCGTCAACTACCATCCCTTCGTTGACTACGGCTATTGTTCCGAAGCTGGCTtctttggaggaggatccTGCCGAGTATGAGGATGACCTGACTGCCTGCCGGCAGCAGTACGACTGGCTGGCCGAAATTGATAACCAGGATCCTTTACATACGGAGTTTGATTCGGAGACGGGCTCTGGGTCTGACGTCCTCACGCGCCCAGCCAATCCCAGTGCGATCCCCAGATTACAGGGCCCGTTCCGGTTCGACACGGGCGATGAGATCGATGACCTGGACCTCTGCGATATCCTGGTCATCGGTGCCAAGGTTGATCTCGATGCGCTCATGATGGGTGAGGAGGTGCGCGCTCTGGAAGAGAGCGGAGATGACCGTCTGTCTGCCACGGTCATCTGCCTTTCGACTGGAAGCGGTAGGATTCATGTCTGCCTCGAGCTCGATGGCGTTGAAGGACAGTGGCTCCCtaaggcgaagaagaacgtCTTCAGCACTCCTGTCTCCGAACCATCCGATCTCCTGCTCGTGGAATCCTTGGACACGATTAGAGGGGAGCGTGACTCGTCCAGCAACTGGCCTACTTTTACAAAGGATGCCTACTCGCGGTACAGCTTCTTCGTTACGAACACCAACAACGTCACCTATATCTCTCTCACTTCCTGGGTTCAGCGACTCGAGGCTGAGCTGCAGTCAGAGGACACCGCCGGCAGTTCTTTCCGCCTGCAAATCCTTTGCGAAGGCACTGCGTCTTTGAGAGAACGGATacttgaggttgatggaAATGCCGCAGGCGCCAAAGACTTGACGGGCCACCTACCAGCCGCATTGGTGTACTACGACTACGACCTGGGCTACTTGCTACTCACatcccactcctccaccccccacgCTGCCATCTTGGACGCACCAGAGGTTCTTCCCTCCATCGCCGATCTCCACATCTTCGACCCGGAGGAACAAGTCCCGGGCTCGCCCATCCTGCCCCCTCGTCGGCCTCCATACCAAGTCCCGGCCATCTTCTACGCAGAGCCCCCTCTGGAGTTCTTCATCGACAAACACGTCCCGCACCGTCAACGCCAGGCCTTGAAGGAGCAAGTTCGGCTATCCCCTGCCACACTGGACCTGGTTGCAGCTGCGCACCGCATCCTGTCCGCCCACACCAACGCCCTCGAGCGCGCCGCCTCTGACCTCTTCCGCCGCTGCGAGCGTTTGCAGGGCGAGATGCGTGATCAGCTGAAACAGCTCGCCGACGTCGCTGACCGAGTCAAGGGCGTGTCCAGCGAAattggcgaggatggcaAACGGATGGAGGGGTCCCGCAACGGAGAAGCACTGGACCAGCGACTGCAGGCAGCGAAGGACAAGCAGGCACAGCTTGTACAACGCTACGAAGCACTGCGTAACAAGGTCTTGAAATCCGGTGGCCGTCCACTTAGCGATAAGGAGAAGTCGTGGGTTACTGAAGTTGAGACGTTGTCGGAGTCAGTGGATCAGCCAGAGGGCGATGGCGACCTGACACAACGGCTCGCTGCT gtgaaggagattgcCGGCGATCTCCTCAGCGAGGCCAAGACTCTCGCAGTCAAGTCGCCCATCGCCGCTGAACCGGGCAGTCCAGCGTCGCCAGGTGGTGCTCAACCTCGCGTTTCGGTTTCGGCACGACTACAAAAGCAAAAGGTTGCGGATGCTATGCTGATGGTGGAACGAGA ATCGgccatcatcgacaacatcacATCGCGTCTCGAACGGCTCAACACAGCGTTATAA